A window of Argopecten irradians isolate NY chromosome 1, Ai_NY, whole genome shotgun sequence contains these coding sequences:
- the LOC138306805 gene encoding uncharacterized protein isoform X2, producing MIRNEEWLQMVMTTAGSRDTTVIKQLPVVQDDVFRLSPVPADGSLYKCPVSTPMNESKRPLHHVKMPESLKFVSIDCSQIESSPRHTIHRPGAKVSSKFKSPFRHARKKNFDYYYVDKKFQTKLSGETNTTWLKSLCSQPVDEIFGKYRPNATPAASRQQSESRMSRNFSTPGELAIKEAWEVNSLKRIGSATSRASRLSKNSHMTERTVSPNFTVVSKPYVRPHSDRADSRVDTVPHPPSPGNTEENSRAPSRGSFYITNQPDGQFEIHPYINTSSYESFKQRDRKLPDIHKNRRVNGSVPIQRKYLTNTSGYGLARRTSPVMRFSASVKIFDRISSPRSENRKNCTLCTLKDTNHKH from the coding sequence ATGGTGATGACGACGGCCGGAAGCAGGGATACCACTGTGATAAAACAGCTTCCGGTAGTCCAGGATGACGTATTTCGGTTGTCCCCTGTTCCGGCAGACGGTTCTCTTTACAAATGTCCGGTGTCTACTCCGATGAACGAATCCAAACGTCCATTGCATCATGTCAAGATGCCGGAGAGTCTGAAGTTTGTATCGATAGACTGTAGTCAGATCGAGAGTTCACCGAGACACACAATCCATCGACCGGGAGCCAAAGTCTCATCGAAATTCAAATCTCCATTTCGACATGCACGCAAGAAAAATTTCGATTACTATTATGTGGATAAGAAGTTTCAAACCAAACTTTCAGGAGAAACCAACACCACCTGGTTGAAATCGTTATGTTCTCAGCCTGTCGATGAGATATTTGGAAAGTACAGACCAAACGCCACACCTGCAGCGTCGCGACAACAATCAGAAAGTAGGATGAGCCGGAACTTTTCAACCCCCGGGGAGTTAGCTATAAAGGAGGCATGGGAGGTGAATAGTTTAAAAAGGATTGGTTCTGCAACTTCTCGTGCTTCAAgattatctaaaaatagtcacatGACAGAACGAACTGTGTCGCCAAATTTTACAGTAGTGTCCAAACCCTATGTTAGACCACATAGTGATCGAGCTGACAGTCGTGTAGATACAGTCCCACATCCGCCGTCGCCCGGAAATACTGAAGAGAACAGTAGGGCGCCTTCTCGTGGatcattttatattacaaaTCAACCGGATGGTCAATTCGAGATTCATCCTTACATTAACACGTCATCTTATGAATCTTTTAAACAAAGAGACAGAAAACTACCGGACATACACAAAAACAGACGAGTTAACGGAAGTGTTCCAATACAACGGAAGTACCTAACGAACACTTCCGGTTATGGACTTGCACGTCGTACCTCTCCGGTGATGAGATTTTCGGCAAGTGTTAAAATATTTGACAGAATTTCAAGCCCCCGGTCTGAGAACAGAAAAAACTGTACATTATGTACCTTAAAGGATACCAACCATAAACATTGA
- the LOC138306805 gene encoding uncharacterized protein isoform X3 produces the protein MVMTTAGSRDTTVIKQLPVVQDDVFRLSPVPADGSLYKCPVSTPMNESKRPLHHVKMPESLKFVSIDCSQIESSPRHTIHRPGAKVSSKFKSPFRHARKKNFDYYYVDKKFQTKLSGETNTTWLKSLCSQPVDEIFGKYRPNATPAASRQQSESRMSRNFSTPGELAIKEAWEVNSLKRIGSATSRASRLSKNSHMTERTVSPNFTVVSKPYVRPHSDRADSRVDTVPHPPSPGNTEENSRAPSRGSFYITNQPDGQFEIHPYINTSSYESFKQRDRKLPDIHKNRRVNGSVPIQRKYLTNTSGYGLARRTSPVMRFSASVKIFDRISSPRSENRKNCTLCTLKDTNHKH, from the coding sequence ATGGTGATGACGACGGCCGGAAGCAGGGATACCACTGTGATAAAACAGCTTCCGGTAGTCCAGGATGACGTATTTCGGTTGTCCCCTGTTCCGGCAGACGGTTCTCTTTACAAATGTCCGGTGTCTACTCCGATGAACGAATCCAAACGTCCATTGCATCATGTCAAGATGCCGGAGAGTCTGAAGTTTGTATCGATAGACTGTAGTCAGATCGAGAGTTCACCGAGACACACAATCCATCGACCGGGAGCCAAAGTCTCATCGAAATTCAAATCTCCATTTCGACATGCACGCAAGAAAAATTTCGATTACTATTATGTGGATAAGAAGTTTCAAACCAAACTTTCAGGAGAAACCAACACCACCTGGTTGAAATCGTTATGTTCTCAGCCTGTCGATGAGATATTTGGAAAGTACAGACCAAACGCCACACCTGCAGCGTCGCGACAACAATCAGAAAGTAGGATGAGCCGGAACTTTTCAACCCCCGGGGAGTTAGCTATAAAGGAGGCATGGGAGGTGAATAGTTTAAAAAGGATTGGTTCTGCAACTTCTCGTGCTTCAAgattatctaaaaatagtcacatGACAGAACGAACTGTGTCGCCAAATTTTACAGTAGTGTCCAAACCCTATGTTAGACCACATAGTGATCGAGCTGACAGTCGTGTAGATACAGTCCCACATCCGCCGTCGCCCGGAAATACTGAAGAGAACAGTAGGGCGCCTTCTCGTGGatcattttatattacaaaTCAACCGGATGGTCAATTCGAGATTCATCCTTACATTAACACGTCATCTTATGAATCTTTTAAACAAAGAGACAGAAAACTACCGGACATACACAAAAACAGACGAGTTAACGGAAGTGTTCCAATACAACGGAAGTACCTAACGAACACTTCCGGTTATGGACTTGCACGTCGTACCTCTCCGGTGATGAGATTTTCGGCAAGTGTTAAAATATTTGACAGAATTTCAAGCCCCCGGTCTGAGAACAGAAAAAACTGTACATTATGTACCTTAAAGGATACCAACCATAAACATTGA
- the LOC138306805 gene encoding uncharacterized protein isoform X1 produces the protein MAVSSKTAVHIFPKSPMKMSPRRPANGLANSRTYKMVMTTAGSRDTTVIKQLPVVQDDVFRLSPVPADGSLYKCPVSTPMNESKRPLHHVKMPESLKFVSIDCSQIESSPRHTIHRPGAKVSSKFKSPFRHARKKNFDYYYVDKKFQTKLSGETNTTWLKSLCSQPVDEIFGKYRPNATPAASRQQSESRMSRNFSTPGELAIKEAWEVNSLKRIGSATSRASRLSKNSHMTERTVSPNFTVVSKPYVRPHSDRADSRVDTVPHPPSPGNTEENSRAPSRGSFYITNQPDGQFEIHPYINTSSYESFKQRDRKLPDIHKNRRVNGSVPIQRKYLTNTSGYGLARRTSPVMRFSASVKIFDRISSPRSENRKNCTLCTLKDTNHKH, from the exons atggCAGTTTCGTCAAAAACAGCCGTTCACATTTTCCCGAAATCACCCATGAAAATGAGTCCCCGGAGACCGGCGAACGGATTAGCGAACTCACGAACGTACAAG ATGGTGATGACGACGGCCGGAAGCAGGGATACCACTGTGATAAAACAGCTTCCGGTAGTCCAGGATGACGTATTTCGGTTGTCCCCTGTTCCGGCAGACGGTTCTCTTTACAAATGTCCGGTGTCTACTCCGATGAACGAATCCAAACGTCCATTGCATCATGTCAAGATGCCGGAGAGTCTGAAGTTTGTATCGATAGACTGTAGTCAGATCGAGAGTTCACCGAGACACACAATCCATCGACCGGGAGCCAAAGTCTCATCGAAATTCAAATCTCCATTTCGACATGCACGCAAGAAAAATTTCGATTACTATTATGTGGATAAGAAGTTTCAAACCAAACTTTCAGGAGAAACCAACACCACCTGGTTGAAATCGTTATGTTCTCAGCCTGTCGATGAGATATTTGGAAAGTACAGACCAAACGCCACACCTGCAGCGTCGCGACAACAATCAGAAAGTAGGATGAGCCGGAACTTTTCAACCCCCGGGGAGTTAGCTATAAAGGAGGCATGGGAGGTGAATAGTTTAAAAAGGATTGGTTCTGCAACTTCTCGTGCTTCAAgattatctaaaaatagtcacatGACAGAACGAACTGTGTCGCCAAATTTTACAGTAGTGTCCAAACCCTATGTTAGACCACATAGTGATCGAGCTGACAGTCGTGTAGATACAGTCCCACATCCGCCGTCGCCCGGAAATACTGAAGAGAACAGTAGGGCGCCTTCTCGTGGatcattttatattacaaaTCAACCGGATGGTCAATTCGAGATTCATCCTTACATTAACACGTCATCTTATGAATCTTTTAAACAAAGAGACAGAAAACTACCGGACATACACAAAAACAGACGAGTTAACGGAAGTGTTCCAATACAACGGAAGTACCTAACGAACACTTCCGGTTATGGACTTGCACGTCGTACCTCTCCGGTGATGAGATTTTCGGCAAGTGTTAAAATATTTGACAGAATTTCAAGCCCCCGGTCTGAGAACAGAAAAAACTGTACATTATGTACCTTAAAGGATACCAACCATAAACATTGA